One Cryptomeria japonica chromosome 9, Sugi_1.0, whole genome shotgun sequence genomic window carries:
- the LOC131073853 gene encoding nuclear transcription factor Y subunit B-1-like — protein sequence MGDNTLNSSNRPSDIDLNKGSACGEQREVQDRLLPMANVGNIMRKILPPKALLSKEAKITMQECVSEFVSFVTAEASHQCRKDNRKTITGEDLVSAMASLGLEVYAEALDCYLQKYREKQGEIVLVTKNGFSNPSCTEDNQRPTRVDHHYVKGEDHHYVKEVHPVEGSNGHNQWRAQIATVKEKEFQGAMALAKYQGPS from the coding sequence ATGGGAGACAATACTCTGAATAGCAGTAATCGGCCATCTGATATTGATCTGAACAAGGGCAGTGCATGTGGAGAGCAAAGAGAAGTACAAGACAGGCTCCTCCCCATGGCAAATGTGGGCAACATCATGCGCAAGATCCTCCCTCCCAAGGCCTTGCTCTCTAAGGAGGCCAAGATCACCATGCAAGAATGTGTTTCAGAGTTTGTCAGTTTTGTCACTGCAGAGGCTTCTCACCAGTGTAGAAAGGATAATAGGAAGACAATCACTGGGGAAGATCTGGTATCAGCAATGGCTTCTCTTGGTTTGGAAGTCTATGCAGAGGCTCTCGATTGTTATCTTCAGAAGTACAGAGAAAAACAAGGTGAGATAGTTTTAGTAACAAAAAATGGGTTCTCAAATCCCTCCTGCACCGAAGACAACCAGAGGCCCACAAGAGTAGATCACCACTATGTTAAGGGAGAAGATCACCACTATGTCAAGGAAGTTCACCCAGTGGAAGGATCAAATGGCCACAACCAGTGGAGGGCTCAAATAGCCACTGTCAAAGAGAAGGAATTTCAGGGAGCTATGGCGCTTGCCAAGTACCAAGGACCATCATGA